In one Gracilinanus agilis isolate LMUSP501 chromosome 6, AgileGrace, whole genome shotgun sequence genomic region, the following are encoded:
- the CHRM1 gene encoding muscarinic acetylcholine receptor M1 translates to MNVSAAPAVSPNITVLEPVKGPWQVAFIILTTGLLSLATVTGNLLVLVSFKVNSELKTVNNYFLLSLACADLIIGVVSMNLYTTYLVMGHWALGTLACDLWLALDYVASNASVMNLLLISFDRYFSVTRPLSYRAKRTPRRAALMIGLAWLVSFVLWAPAILFWQYLVGERTVEAGQCYIQFLSEPIITFGTAMAAFYLPVTVMCVLYWRIYRETENRARELAALQGSETPGKGVGGGSSSSSERSQPGPEGSPDAPARRCCCCWGPRLLPSYSWKEEEEEEEDEGYLESLTSSEGEEAGFEVVIKMPMVGPEAPAPAKPPPRASPQTVKRPTKKARERAGKEPKRKGKDQLSKRKTFSLVKEKKAARTLSAILLAFILTWTPYNIMVLVSTFCSHCVPETLWELGYWLCYVNSTINPMCYALCNKAFRDTFRLLLLCRWDKRRWRKIPKRPGSVHRTPSRQC, encoded by the coding sequence ATGAACGTGTCTGCGGCCCCAGCCGTGAGCCCCAACATCACCGTCCTGGAGCCAGTGAAGGGCCCCTGGCAGGTGGCCTTCATCATCCTCACCACAGGCCTGCTCTCGCTGGCCACCGTGACGGGCAACCTGCTGGTGCTGGTGTCCTTCAAGGTCAACAGCGAGCTCAAGACGGTCAACAACTACTTCCTGCTCAGCCTGGCATGCGCCGACCTCATCATCGGAGTCGTCTCCATGAACCTCTACACCACCTACCTGGTCATGGGCCACTGGGCCCTGGGCACGCTGGCCTGCGACCTGTGGCTGGCCCTGGACTACGTGGCCAGCAACGCCTCCGTCATGAACCTGCTCCTCATCAGCTTCGACCGCTACTTCTCCGTGACGAGGCCCCTCAGCTACCGAGCCAAGAGGACCCCTCGGCGTGCTGCGCTCATGATCGGCCTGGCCTGGCTCGTGTCCTTCGTGCTCTGGGCCCCGGCCATCCTCTTCTGGCAGTACCTGGTGGGCGAGCGGACGGTGGAGGCCGGCCAGTGCTACATCCAGTTCCTGTCGGAGCCCATCATCACCTTCGGCACGGCCATGGCCGCCTTCTACCTCCCCGTCACGGTCATGTGCGTGCTGTACTGGCGCATCTACCGTGAGACTGAGAACCGGGCGCGGGAGCTGGCGGCCCTGCAGGGCTCCGAGACCCCCGGCAAGGGCGTCGggggaggcagcagcagcagctcggAGCGCTCGCAGCCGGGCCCCGAGGGCTCCCCCGACGCCCCGGCCcggcgctgctgctgctgctgggggCCCCGGCTGCTCCCCTCCTACAgctggaaggaggaggaggaggaggaggaggacgaagGCTACCTGGAGTCCCTGACATCCTCCGAGGGAGAGGAGGCGGGCTTCGAGGTGGTCATCAAGATGCCCATGGTGGGGCCCGAGGCCCCGGCTCCGGCCAAGCCGCCGCCCCGGGCCTCTCCGCAGACGGTCAAGCGGCCCACGAAGAAGGCCCGAGAGCGGGCGGGCAAGGAGCCCAAGCGGAAAGGGAAGGACCAGCTGAGCAAGCGCAAGACCTTCTCGCTGGTCAAGGAGAAGAAGGCTGCGAGGACCCTGAGCGCCATCCTCCTGGCCTTCATCCTCACCTGGACGCCCTACAACATCATGGTGCTCGTGTCCACCTTCTGCAGCCACTGCGTGCCCGAGACCCTGTGGGAGCTGGGCTACTGGCTCTGCTACGTCAACAGCACCATCAACCCCATGTGCTACGCGCTCTGTAACAAGGCCTTCCGCGACACCTTCCGCCTGCTGCTGCTCTGCCGCTGGGACAAGCGGCGCTGGCGGAAGATCCCCAAGCGCCCGGGCTCTGTCCACCGCACCCCGTCCAGGCAGTGCTGA